Part of the Pseudomonas lijiangensis genome is shown below.
AGGCGATACGCTTGACCAACGGCGCGTAACGCTCGATGAGTTCGTATTGCGAATTTCTGGAAGCCTTGCTGTACATTTGAAAGCCGCTCGCTGTCATTGAACAGGCCCCGCACTGGTCTGATGGACAAGTCGTTCGACGAAGAACTCCAGATGACCACGCGGGTTGGCCGGCAACGGCCAGGTGTCAACCTTCTGGGCAATGGCCTTGAAAGCCAGTGCACATTTGGAGCGTGGAAACGCCTCGTAGACAGCGCGCTGCTTCTGTACCGCCTTGCGAACACATTCGTCGTAAGGCACGGCACCGACGTACTGCAGGGCAACATCAAGGAAGCGGTCAGTTACTTTCGTCAGTTTGGCGAACAGGTTGCGCCCTTCCTGCGGGCTCTGGGCCATGTTGGCCAGAACGCGAAAACGGTTCATGCCGTAGTCGCGGTTGAGCAATTTGATAAGTGCGTAGGCGTCGGTGATCGAGGTGGGTTCATCGCAGACCACAAGCAGCACTTCCTGCGCGGCGCGCACGAAGCTGACAACCGATTCGCCGATACCGGCGGCCGTGTCGATCACCAGTACGTCGAGGTTGTCGCCAATCTCGCTGAAGGCCTGGATCAGACCGGCATGCTGGGCTGGCGACAGGTGAACCATGCTCTGGGTGCCGGAAGCCGCAGGCACGATGCGAACACCGCCCGGGCCCTGCAACAGGACATCGCGCAGGTCGCAACGACCCTCGATGACATCCGCCAGCGTGCGTTTGGGTGTCAGCCCCAGCAGAACATCGACGTTGGCCAGGCCAAGGTCTGCATCCAGCAGCATGACGCGCCGACCGAGCTCGGCCAGAGCCAGTGAGAGATTCACTGACACGTTAGTCTTACCGACGCCACCTTTGCCACCGGTCACTGCGATAACCTGTACGGGATGCATGCTGCCCATGTTATTTCTTTACCTTGTCTTGCGTAGACCGAAACCACATTACGGGCTGCATGTTCGCGAACGAACAATGCCTGGCAGACCATTGATGCAGGGACATTCCAGTAATACCCATCACTTAACCCACTCTCTTGCCAGGGGTGTGATAGAGGTCGGCAAACATATCAGCCATCGCTTCCTCGCTCGGCTCATCCTGCATTTGCACACTCACTGCACGACTCACCAACTGGTGACGGCGCGGCAGATGCAGGTCATCAGGAATACGCGGCCCATCCGTCAAATAAGCAACGGGTAACTCATGGCCGATCGCAAGGCTCAGCACTTCGCCGAGGCTTGCGGTTTCATCAAGTTTGGTCAGGATGCAACCTGCCAGACCACAACGTTTGTAACTGTGATAGGCCGCCGTCAGTACCTGCTTCTGGCTGGTTGTCGCCAGCACCAGGTAGTTGCGTGCACGAATGCCGCGGCCTGCCAGACTTTCGAGTTGCATGCGCAGGGCCGGATCGCTGGCCTGCAGGCCTGCGGTATCGATCAGCACCACGCGCTTGCGCAGCAGCGGGTCCAGGGCCTGAGCCAAGGACTGGCCAGGATCGACATGGGTCACCGGCACATTGAGGATGCGGCCCAGGGTCTTGAGCTGCTCCTGAGCACCGATACGGAAACTGTCCATACTGACCAGCGCAATGTTCTGCGGGCCGTACTTGAGCACATAACGGGCTGCCAGCTTGGCGAGGGTCGTGGTCTTGCCCATGCCGGCCGGGCCGACCATGGCGATCACACCACCTTCCTCGAGAGGCTCGACGTCAGGCACGGCAATCATGCGCGCCAGGTGCGCCAGCAGCATGCGCCAGGCCTGACGAGGCTCGTCGATTTCAGGGATCATCGCCAGCAGGTCGCGTGACAGCGGGCCGGACAGACCAACGCGCTGCAGACGACGCCACAGGCTGGCCTGCTGCGGACGGCTGCCTTGCAGCTGGCTCCAGGCCAGGGAGCCGAGCTGGACTTCCAGCAGCTCGCGCAGGCCATTCAATTCATTACGCATGGAGTCGTAGGCGCGCTGCCCCACTGCCGGCTCTGTGGCGGCAGGTGCGGGTGCATGGGCAAAAGGGCGTGGCGGCTCTTCGAGGGTCGGCTCGATATGTTTATCGAGGCCGCTGAGCGGCATGCCGGAAAACAGCTGGCGATTGATCGAAGGATCGCTGTCACCGCGATTGTCGAGTTCGGCCTGGGCGGAAACGATGCGCGACTGAGTCTTGCGCAGCTCGTCCTCAAGCTCCATGTTCGGCACGCGAGGCGCCAATGCGGACAGCTTGTAATCCAGAGCGGCAGTCAGCTCGACGCCACCGGCGATGCGGCGGTTGCCAATGATGGCCGCCTCGGCGCCCAGCTCATCACGAACCAGTTTCATGGCTTGACGCATATCGGCGGCGAAAAAACGCTTAACTTGCATGACTCACTACCTCAGCCGTTAGGCCCGACAGTCGCTACGATGGTGACTTGCTTATTGTCAGGAATTTCCTGATACGCCAGAACATGCATGTTCGGTACAGCCAATCGTCCAAATCGTGACAGCATGGCCCGGATGGGACCCGCTACCAACAGAATTACCGGCGACCCTTGCATCTCCTGACGCTGGGCGGCCTCAATCAACGAACGCTGGAGCTTCTCAGCCATGCTCGGCTCAAGAAGAACGCCTTCTTCCTGACCCTGACCAGCCTTCTGCAAACTATTGAGCAATATTTGTTCCAACCTTGGTTCCAGCGTGATGACAGGCAGCTCCGGCTCAATCCCCACAATGCTTTGCACGATTGCACGGCTCAGACCGACCCGTACGACAGCCACCAAAGCGGCGGTATCTTGACTCTTGCCAGCGTTGTTGGCGATGGCTTCGGCAATGCTGCGGATATCGCGAACAGGCACGTGCTCAGCCAGCAGGGCTTGCAGCACATTGAGCAACGCCGACAGCGAAAGAACGCCCGGCACCAGCTCTTCAGCGAGTTTTGGTGAGCTTTTGGCCAGCAATTGCATCAATTGCTGCACTTCCTCATGCCCGATGAGCTCATGAGAGTGTTTGTAGAGGATCTGGTTCAAGTGCGTTGCCACTACAGTACTGGCATCCACCACCGTGTAACCCAATGACTGAGCCTGGCTGCGCTGGCTGATTTCGATCCACACCGCTTCAAGACCGAATGCCGGATCTCTGGCAGTGATGCCGTTGAGCGTGCCAAACACCTGCCCCGGGTTGATCGCCAGTTCACGATCCGGGTAAATCTCGGCCTCGGCCAGAATCACGCCCATGAGCGTCAAGCGATAGGCACTGGGCGCCAGATCCAGGTTGTCGCGAATGTGTACGGTCGGCATCAGGAAGCCCAGCTCCTGGGACAGCTTCTTGCGCACGCCCTTGATACGCGCCAGCAACTGACCACCCTGATTGCGATCCACCAGCGGAATCAGGCGATAGCCCACTTCCAGACCGATGATGTCGATCGGCGTCACATCATCCCAGCCCAGCTCCTTGGAGTCCTGAACGCGGGTCGGCGACGGCAGCAGTTCCTGTTGACGCTGAACTTCGGCCAGTGCTTCGACCTTTGCCATGTTCTGCTTCTTCCACAGCCAGTAGGCTGCACCGCCCGCCACCAGACCCAGGCTGATGAAGGAGAAGTGCGGCATGCCCGGCACCAGGCCCATGACGATCATGATCGCAGCCGATACGGCCAGGGCCTTGTGCGAGGTGAACATCTGGCGATTGATCATCTTGCCCATTTCTTCCGAACCGGAAGCACGGGTCACCATGATCGCCGCCGCCGTGGACAACAGCAGTGATGGCAATTGCGCCACCAAACCGTCACCGATGGTCAGGAGCGTGTACACACGACCCGCATCAGCGAAGGTCATGTTGTGCTGCAGGATACCGACCAGCATGCCGCCGATCAGGTTGATGAACAGAATCAGCAGGCCCGCAATCGCATCACCGCGCACGAATTTGCTGGCACCGTCCATGGAACCGTAGAACTCGGCTTCCTGGGCCACTTCGGCACGACGGCGTTTTGCTTCTGGCTGATCGATCAGGCCGGCGTTGAGGTCGGCGTCGATCGCCATCTGCTTGCCCGGCATCGCATCGAGGGTGAATCGTGCGCTTACTTCGGAAATACGCCCGGCACCCTTGGTGATTACCACGAAGTTGATGATCATCAGGATCGCGAACACCACGATACCGACCACGTAGTTACCGCCGATTACCACTTCACCGAAGGCCTGGATCACCTTGCCCGCAGCCGCGTGACCGTCCTGACCGTGAAGCATGACCACACGGGTGGACGCCACGTTCAGCGCCAGGCGCAACAGGGTGGCTACCAGCAGGATGGTGGGGAAAACCGAGAAGTCCAGCGGCCGCAAGGCATAGACGCAGACCAGCAGCACGACGATGGACAGCGCAATGTTGAAGGTGAAGAACACGTCCAGCAGGAAAGGCGGGATAGGCAACATCATCATTGCCATCATGATCAACAACAACAGCGGGACACCCAGCTGGCCACGACCAAAACCGGCAAGATTGCTACGTGCGCTACTGATAATCTGAGAGCGATCCACTGTTCTTTACCTGCGCACTAAATCAAAACTTTGACGCCCAAGGCGACCTGAATCGACTTATTGCAAAAAGCTGTCCAACTTTAGCAGCGAGTAGCCAGCACAAAGCCACAAGCTGATAGCAACTTGTGGTCTTGCTTGGTGGATACAGAGGTTTTCGCGAATGAATCCGCTCTTATCAAACAAGACGTAAGACGATGAATTAAAAGGTTTTTCTGTAGGAGCGAATTCATTCGCGAGACGTCATTGAGGGCGATAGATTTTCTTCAGCTTCACGGGCCTCTCGCGAATGAATTCGCTCCTACGAATTTTGCGGGAGCCGATTTATTCGCGATCAGGAATCGCGCTGCAGGTCTGGCGGGATGGGCAGTACACCCAATGGATCCGGGCGTTTGCCTCGACCTGAGTGGTACTGGCGGATCTGATAGACGTAAGCCAGCACCTGGGCCACGGCCAGGTAAAGCCCGGCAGGAATCTCTTGCTCAAGCTCGGTGCTGTAGTAGATGGAACGGGCCAGGGCGGCCGATTCCAGGATCAATATCTGGTTGTGGGCGCCAATCTCGCGAATCTTCAGGGCGACAAGATCAGCCCCCTTGGCCAGCAGCATCGGCGCCCCGCCCTTCTCGGGATCGTACTTGAGCGCCACGGCAAAGTGCGTCGGGTTGGTGATGATGACATCGGCCTCCGGAATGGCCGCCATCATCCGGCGATGGGACATCTCGCGCTGCAACTGACGAATCCGCTGCTTGACCTCAGGGCTACCCTCGCTGTTCTTGTGCTCGTCACGCACTTCCTGCTTGGTCATCAGGAGCTTCTTGTGGGCCTCATACATCTGGAAAGGCACATCGAGCGCGGCAATGAAGAACAACCCGCATGCCATCCAGAAGCTGCTCCAGCCGACCACCTGCAAGCTGTGGATCATGGCCTGCTCCAGCGGCTCATGAGCAATGGAAACCAGGTCGTTGCGCTCCTTGCTCAGGACCACCAGCGCCACCGCCAGAATGATCAGAAACTTGGCGATCGACTTGAGCAGCTCCACCAGCGCATGGGGAGAAAACATGCGCTTGAGCCCGGCAGCGGGGTTCATGCGGCTGAATTTGGGGGCCAGGGATTTGGTCGCGAACAACCAGCCGCCCAGCATGATCGGCCCCACCAGCGCAGCCACCAGCATGGCAATCAGAAATGGCAACACCACAATCAGTGCATGCTCGCCGGAGCTGAGCAGCAGCTTGCCCATATAGGTGGTGTCCATCAGGGTTTCACGACTGATCGTGAAGTTGTTGCGCATCAAATCAACCATCATGCGCGCAATACCCCCGCCAAACATCAGCAGGCCGCCCGCCCCCATCAGCATCACGACGAGGGTCGTCAGCTCCTTGGAGCGGGCAATCTGCCCTTCGGCCCGGGAGTCCCGGACCTTTTTCTCCGTGGGTTCCTCTGTCTTGTCCTGGCCATTCTCGTTCTCAGCCATGTCAGCGGGCCCTCACCAGATCGCGCAGGGACTGCAAACCCTGAGTGGCCATGGGCTGGTACTGGTTGAGAATGTCGGCCATGCTCATCCAGAGAATGATCATGCCCAGCACAAGCGTCATGGGGAAACCGATGGAGAAGATGTTGAGCTGCGGTGCCGCACGGGTCATGACGCCAAGCGCGATGTTGATGACCAGCAGCGCGGTAATGGCCGGCAGCACCAGCCTCATCCCTGAACTCATCACCCAGCCGAGCCCCGTGGCCAGTTCCCAGAAGTTGCTGACCTGCAGGCCACTGCCCACCGGCATGGTCGTGAAACTCTCGACCAGAATTTCCAGCACCACCAGATGGCCATTCATGGCCAGAAACAACAGCGTGACCAGCATGGTGAAAAACTGACCGATGACCGCCGACGATACGCCGTTGGTGGGGTCGACCATCGAGGCAAAGCCCATCCCCATCTGGGTGGAAATGATCTGACCCGCCACCACGAAAATATGGAAGAACAATTGAAGCGAAAGCCCCATGCCCGCACCGATGAGGATCTGCTCACCAATGAGCAGCAGCGCACTGAGATCGAGGGCCTGGACCGACGGCATGGCGGGCAGCACAGGGGCGACCACCACGGTGATCGCCACGGCAAAATACAGGCGCACGCGACGCGGCACCAGCGTCGTGCCAATGATCGGCATGGTCATCAGGACAGCGACGATCCGGAACAATGGCAGCATGAAGCTGGCGACCCAGGTACTGATCTGGGTATCGGTCAGCGCAAGCAAAGGCTGCATGCGCTGCTAGCCGATCAAGGTCGGAATACTGCCGTACAACGACAGCATGTATTCCATGAATATTTTCAGCAGCCAGGGACCCACGACAATCAGGGTCACGAGCATCACGAGCAGACGCGGAAGAAAACTCAAGGTCTGTTCGTTGATCTGAGTAGCCGCCTGGAAAATGGCGACCAGCAGGCCGCAGAGCAGGCTCGGCACCACGAGAATCGACACCAGTACGGTGGTCAGCCACAACGCTTCACGAAACAGGTCGACCGCTACTTCCGGCGTCATCGGGCAGACTCCTCGTCAAAACGACTCATACACCACCAAAACTTCCCGCCAGGGTTCCGACGATCAGCGCCCAGCCATCCACCAGCACGAACAGCATGATCTTGAACGGCAAGGAAATGATCAGCGGCGACAGCATCATCATACCCATGGCCATCAGCACACTGGCGACCACCAGGTCGATGATCAGGAACGGGATGAAGATCATGAAACCGATCTGGAAGGCCGTCTTGAGCTCGGAGATCACGAAGGCCGGCACCAGAATGGTCAAGGGTGCAGCGTCAGGCGTCTGAATATCGGTACGCTTGGACAGGCGCATGAACAGGTCCAGGTCGCTGGTGCGGGTCTGGGCCAGCATGAAGTCCTTGATCGGCACCTGAGCCTTGGCCACCGCATCCTGCGCACTGAGCTTTTCCGCCAGATAAGGCTGCAAGGCATCCTGATTCACCCGATCGAACACCGGCGCCATGATGAACATGGTCAGAAACAGCGCCATGCCGGTCAGAATCTGGTTCGACGGCGTCTGCTGCAAGCCAAGGGCCTGACGCAGGATCGAGAAAACGATGATGATTCGCGTAAAGCTGGTCATCAGCATGACGAATGCCGGAATGAAGCTCAGCGCCGTCATGATCAGCAGGATCTGCAGGCTGACCGAATATTCCTGCTGACCCGCCGGGTTGTTGGACAGCGTGATCGCCGGTATCGACAACGGATCGGCAGCGAACGCGACAGGTGCTGCCATCGTCAACAGCAGCAATATCAGGAAACGCAAGGCACCCATCACTTCTTGTCCTTATCCTTGCCCATCAACTCCAGAAGGCGCTGGGCGAACTCAGGGGTTGCCTGCTCGCGCACGGGAACCTGCACCGGCTCCTTGAGCACATGCAGCGGCGTGATGTGGCCCGGCGTGACACCCAGCAGAATCTGCTCGTTGCCCACCTGAACCAGCAGCAACCGGTCACGGGTGCCGAGCGCCCGGGAACCCAGCAGCTCGATGACCTGACCACCGTTCGGCCCGACGCTCTGTACCCGGCGCATGACCCAGGCCAGCACGAAAATCAGGCCGACCACCACCAGCAGGCCAAGCAGCAACTGCAGCACTTGCCCGCCCATCCCGCCTGAAACCGTGTTGGCCACCTGCGGAGCGGCTGCAGCAGCCTGCGCCACAGGTTCGGTTGCCCAAGCCAGCGAAGGCAGCGTCAGCAGCACACCCAGCAAGCGCCTCACTTAGCGCAACTTCTTGATGCGTTCGCTCGGACTGATGACATCCGTCAGACGGATGCCGAACTTCTCGTTGACCACGACCACTTCGCCATGGGCGATCAGTGTGCCGTTGACCAACACGTCCAGCGGCTCGCCAGCCAGACGATCCAGCTCGATCACCGAACCCTGGTTGAGCTGCAGCAGGTTACGGATGTTGATATCGGTGCTGCCCACTTCCATGGAGATCGACACCGGAATGTCCAGAATCACATCCAGGTTGGGACCGTCCAGCGTCACAGGTGCATTGTTCTTGGGAACACTGCCGAACTCTTCCATCGCCATGCGCGACGAAGAGTTGCCTTCATCGGCCGCCAGCAATGCGTCGATATCGGCCTGACCACCCTCACCGGCTTCACCCAGGGCCGCAGCCCACTCATCGGCCAACGCCTGATCTTCAGCAGACGTCATTTCGTTTTCATCAGCCATCGGTTGTCCTCTGCGGGCATTGATTCAATTACGCAACAATTTTCAGCATTGATCTGACAGATCAACGCCGCTCTATGGGTTCGATTACTTGCAGGGCGAGATTGCCCTTGTGCGAGCCGAGCTTGACCTTGAAAGAAGGCACGCCATTGGCACGCATGACCAGCGTCTCGGGCAACTCCACCGGAATCACGTCGCCAGGCTGCATGTGCAGGATGTCGCGCAGCGGCAACTGACGCTGGACAATGGTTGTGCTCAGCGGAACGTTGACGTCGAGAACGTCTTCCTTGAGTGCCTTGATCCAGCGCTCGTCCTGATCGTCGAGATCCGACTGGAAACCGGCGTCGAGCATTTCGCGAATCGGCTCGATCATCGAGTACGGCATGGTCACGTGCAGGTCACCGCCACCGCCATCGAGTTCGATGTGGAATGTGGAAATCACCACCGCCTCGCTCGGACCTACGATGTTGGCCATGGCCGGGTTCACTTCGGAGTTGATGTACTCGAAGTTCACTTCCATGATCGCCTGCCAAGCTTCCTTGAGGTCGATGAACGCCTGATCCAGAACGATGCGCACGACGCGCAGTTCGGTCGGGGTGAATTCACGTCCTTCGATCTTGGCGTGACGACCGTCACCGCCAAAGAAGTTGTCCACCAGCTTGAACACCAGCTTGGCGTCGAGGATGAACAGGGCCGTACCGCGCAATGGCTTGATCTTGGCCAGGTTGAGGCTGGTCGGTACGTACAGCGAGTGTACGTATTCGCCAAACTTCATGACCTGAACACCGCCCACCGCCACGTCCGCCGAGCGACGCAGCAGGTTGAACATGCTGATGCGGGTATAGCGGGCAAAACGTTCGTTGATCATTTCCAGGGTCGGCATCCGACCCCGCACGATCCGGTCCTGGCTGGTCAGGTCGTAACTCTTGATGCTGCCAGGCTCACTGTTACTTTCGGTCTGGACCATCCCATCGTCAACGCCGTGCAACAGCGCATCGATCTCGTCCTGGGACAGCAGGTCTTGAACGGCCATGTCAGAGTCCTACTGCAATACGAAGTTAGTGAAGAGCAACTGTTCGATCACAGTCTTGCCGAGTTCTTTCTGCGCCACTTCCTGGATGCTGGCGGTCGCTTTCTGACGCAGCATTTCCTGGCCGATTGGCGTGGCCAGCGACTCGAAAGGAATGGCCGCGAACAGCATCACCAGATTGTTGCGAATCACCGGCATGTGAACCTTCAAGGCTTCCATGTCCGCAGCGTTGCGCGCCAGCATGGTGATGCTGACCTGCATGTAACGCTGACGACCATTGGAGTTGAAGTTCACCACGAACGCAGGCGTCAGGGGCTCAAAGACTGCCACTGGCTTGACGTTGGCCGCCGCTGCCACTGCTGCCGGATCAGGCGCACTCGCAGACTTGTGCATGATGAACCAGGTCGCACCTACCGAAAGGCCTACAGCGAGCAATAAAGCCACGACTGCGACGATGATGAGCTTGAGTTTACCTTTGGAAGCGGGGTCTTTAACTTCTTCGCTCTTCGCCATGCCAATAATCCGTCACTATTCAAGGGGTTCGCTGATACGTGAGAGAGGCAGAGCAAGTGTTATGCCAGAGTTGCGGGGAGGAAGGCTGGAGCGTGAATGAATTCGTTACATGTGCGGAGGCTGGAGTGCGGCTTACGCTCTTCATACCGCCGTCGCGAGCAAGCTCCCTCCCACAAGGATTGCATGAACCCATGTGGGAGGGAGCTTGCTCGCGACGGGGTGACAACCACATCGGAGCGAACGAACCAATCAAGCGTAGAAATCGATCTCGCTGGTGCCGATCACCCGGGCCGCTGGCTGGCTGACCGGAGCAGCAGCATCGGCGACAGCGGTGTCATCCACGCCATCCCCTGAACCCGAGCCACCACCACGACCACCGCGCTGTGCCCGGCTGGCCTGTTCCTGCGCCTGCTGCTGGGCCTGTTGCTGAGACTGGTCGGACACGTTGACGTCAACCTGACCAAGCCCCTGCTGAACAAACGACTCACGCAAACGCGACATCTGGTTTTCCAGCGCTTCACGCACGCCCAGGTGGGCACTCATGAAGGTCACCTGGGTCTGCTGGTCCGGCGCCATATTGACGCGAATGTCCAGACGACCGAGTTCGGCAGGTTCCAGTTTGATTTCAGCCGACTTCAGGCTCTGGCTCGACAGGTACATCACACGATCCACGATTCCTTCGCTCCAGCCGCTCTGGTTCATGGCCAGAGGCTGGTTCATCAGCGGTGTCGGTGCAGCGGCTGTCTTGGCGGGTTGTGCCGCCTGGCTCAGGGCCGCCAGACGCTCGGCGAAGTTATCGACCCGGGTATCGCCCGTGACGCTCTTGGTGTCTTTGAGGCCATCGCTGATCAGGCTGCTGAACGACTTGTCGCTGCTTTCGGTACTGCTTTCGTCCGAGGGCAATTGCTCGCTCAAGGCCGCCAGGTTATTGGCGACATTTTGACTCTGATCATTATCGGCATTGTTGGCTGCCCGACCCGATGCATTCGCCTGTTGAGAGGCATGCGCCTTGGCATTGGCGTTTTCCAGTGCCAGTTGTACGGCATGCAAACCGTCCAGCGGGTCAGCCTCGGGATCAAAGGAATCATCGACAGGCGCCGCCGTGGGCAGTGCCGCCAGGACCGGCAAGGCCTTGGCCGCATCGCTATCGGTCTTGGCCGCAGAAGCCGCCAGCGCAGCAGGCACCTGGGCCGCTGCCAGTTGCAATGCCGGATCAAGCGCAGGGTCAGTAACCGGTGGCGTCACGACTTCGGCGACTGTTTCACCTTCGGCAGCGGACTTGTCATCAGTACTGGCGCTGGCCGGGTCGGCAGGCAAGCCATTGCCGCTTTCGGCAACGGTCGAGTCATCGGCGGCAGTGGCGGTACTCGCGTCGGTCTTGTCCTTTTCAGGCACAGACTTGTCACGCGCAGGCTTGACCGCGGTGTCGTTGCGATCAGCAACCTTGTCCTTGGCCTGCTTGGCGTAGACATTGGAAAAGCTGGAGCCGTCGCCCTTGCCGCTGTCTGCAGCCTTGATCGCATTATTGGCCGCGCTGGACTTTGACGTCGCAGTCGCATTGGCCTGAAGAAGCACATTTGGGGCAAGGGGCATTTCAATCTCCGCACAT
Proteins encoded:
- a CDS encoding flagellar hook-length control protein FliK, with translation MPLAPNVLLQANATATSKSSAANNAIKAADSGKGDGSSFSNVYAKQAKDKVADRNDTAVKPARDKSVPEKDKTDASTATAADDSTVAESGNGLPADPASASTDDKSAAEGETVAEVVTPPVTDPALDPALQLAAAQVPAALAASAAKTDSDAAKALPVLAALPTAAPVDDSFDPEADPLDGLHAVQLALENANAKAHASQQANASGRAANNADNDQSQNVANNLAALSEQLPSDESSTESSDKSFSSLISDGLKDTKSVTGDTRVDNFAERLAALSQAAQPAKTAAAPTPLMNQPLAMNQSGWSEGIVDRVMYLSSQSLKSAEIKLEPAELGRLDIRVNMAPDQQTQVTFMSAHLGVREALENQMSRLRESFVQQGLGQVDVNVSDQSQQQAQQQAQEQASRAQRGGRGGGSGSGDGVDDTAVADAAAPVSQPAARVIGTSEIDFYA